A genomic segment from Equus przewalskii isolate Varuska chromosome X, EquPr2, whole genome shotgun sequence encodes:
- the MMGT1 gene encoding ER membrane protein complex subunit 5 — MAPSLWKGLVGIGLFALAHAAFSAAQHRSYMRLTEKEDESLPIDIVLQTLLAFAVTCYGIVHIAGEFKDMDATSELKNKTFDTLRNHPSFYVFNHRGRVLFRPSDTTNSSNQDALSSNTSLKLRKLESLRR, encoded by the exons ATGGCGCCGTCGCTGTGGAAGGGGCTGGTGGGCATCGGCCTCTTTGCCCTAGCCCACGCGGCCTTTTCCGCCGCGCAGC ATCGTTCTTATATGCGAttaacagaaaaggaagatgaaTCACTGCCAATAGAT ATAGTTCTTCAGACACTTCTGGCCTTTGCAGTTACCTGTTATGGTATAGTTCATATTGCAGGGGAGTTTAAAGACATGGATGCCACTTCAGAACTAAAAAATAA gacatTTGACACGTTAAGGAATCACCcatcattttatgtatttaatcaTCGTGGTCGAGTACTGTTCCGGCCTTCGGATACAACAAATTCTTCAAACCAAGATGCATTGTCCTCTAACACATCGTTGAAGTTACGAAAACTTGAATCACTGCGTCGTTAA